The region TCTAGTGTTTTCCCTCGACTCAAACTTTTAAAATTATAAGATGAACCACCATTAACTAAAGTTAAATGTAATCCAACCTGATTTATCTTCCCTTTACTCCACTCCATTGCCTGATTATAATGTGAAGTATTAGGCATTATTGTAGCAGATGAAATACGTTTTTTTTCAAGCAAATCAATGATAGCTGAGTTAACATCTGCGCATAATCCAAAATCATCAGCATTTATAATTAAATACTTCTTCATCTTAATCCCCTCTTTAAATCATTAATATACAGTACAGTATTTGGATTTATATATAGCAAAATTAAATTAAATTTATTACGAATTGTCAAAATAGGGCTTTTTAAAATTAAATATTTTTCTTCTTTAAAATATTTTCTAATTACATTTAAAAATTCAATTTGTTTTTTCTCATCATCCAGTTGGGATAAAACATACGTCATATGATCTAAACAAAAATAACTATAACAGGCAATCACCTGATTAATTAACTTAGGATATCTCTGTTTGATAAATTCAATTATCTCTTGCCACCCCATAAATGCCTGTAACCTCTTTTCATTATAGCGACTAGTTAGTATGCTTTCTTCTCTCTTCACATAAATATAGCCTTTAAAACTCTGATAGACTATCTTAGAAGCCTTTGAAAATAATAAGTATGTTGTCGATAAATCCTCATGTATTCTTCCCTCAGGAAATTGAATCCCTTCAAAGCAATGCATCTTAAATAACTTATTACATAATGAAAAACGATATAATATCCCCTTAAATAACTCAACCATTCCATGTTCATTGTCTAACTCGATTATTTGTTTTTCTTCCTCATTATACTGAATTTTTCCGTTTATTTCCCTAGCAAACTTACATACCGAAATATCAGCATTTCTATCCTTACACAAATTAAATAACGTTGAATACATCTCAGGATCAATATAATCATCAGGATCAACAAATCCAATATAATTCCCTCTTGCAGTATCTAATCCAGCATTTCTTGCAGAACTTACACCACCATTTTCCTTATGAATAACAACAATTCTTGAATCTAACGCTGCATAGCTATCACAAATTTCTCCACATTTATCTGGGGATCCATCATTAACTAATATCAATTCAAAATTTTTGAAACTTTGATTTAGGATACTATCGATACACTTTGGCAAATATGTTGCAACATTATATATTGGCACAATAATACTAATATCTATATTTGACATAACATCCCCCTATATCGCCATCAACTTCTCTCTTAAAATAGTTGACGATGTATTCTTTGTATATGGGAAGTACACCACATCAACGCCAATTCTTTTAAACTCTTTTTCGACCTCCATAAACAATGGTTTCCCTTTCCAATCATCGCCTACAAACATCACATCAAATTGCAATTTATGTTGAGCAGCTATCTTGTCTCGACTTTTTTGAGCCACAACTAAATCAACAAATTCAATCGATTGAACAATCTCAGCCCTCTCCTCGAACGGAATAATCGGTAACTTATGCTTATACCCCATCACTAACTCATCTGTACTAACCCCAACAATTAAATACTCACATTGTTCTTTAGCTCTTTTCAAAATGTTTAAATGCCCCACATGAAACATATCAAAAACCCCTGTCGTATACCCTACTTTATATTTTTTCACATGTTGTCCCTCCATAACAAACTTCACGAATTCTCTCTACCACTCTTTCGCAGCACCTTCCATCTTCAAAACTACCGACTTGATTTAAGAATCTAACCACTTCTTGTTCATAATTCTCCTGATTAAACTGATGAATTTCCTGGCTTAATTCCTGTTGATTAAAAACCGAGATAAATGGTAATGATAATAAATCAAAATATAAACCTCGATCATGACTTGTATACTCTTTGTAGTCACTCATATATAAAAAACAAGGTCGTTTGGTTAGAGCATAATCAAACATTAAAGATGAATAGTCAGAAATCAAAACATCTGATATGTACAATAATTCTTGAATATCTGGATAATCAGTCACATCTAAAACATTTGCTCCCTCAGTCAATTGTTTTGAAAAATTCATTAAATGCGGATGCAATTTAACTAAACAAACCCACTCTCCATCAAATCGTTCGTTTAAATCTGTCGTTAAATTTCCAAAATCTAACTGATAATAATCCAAACGAGGATTCTTTCTAAAAGTTGGGGCATACAAAACAATCTTAGTTTCGAGTGAAATTCCTAAATTATTTTTTATCTTCTCTAATAATGCAACATTATTCATAAAAAAAAGGTCGTTTCTTGGACTTCCTGCTTCAAAAATCTCACCTTTATACCAAAAAGCTCGATTAAAAATTTCCGTACTAACCTGGCATCCAGACAATAACAAATCAATCTTCGGAGAATCCATCTTGGCCATGTGAATATATTGTTTTGATAATGATTCTTCAACATCCTTTTCAATCTGCTTTAGTCTTAATGAACTATGCCAAGTTTGAATATAGTATTGATCCATTCTTTTCTTAAAATCGATTGTTGTTCTAAAATTAGTCACAATAACTTTAGCCGTTGCCAACTCATAAAAATATCTCAAACTTCTATTTCGAACAACCCTTACCCCTGTAATGTCTATTGGATTATTTAAACACCAAACAACATCAAATTCATTACCTGATGTATGATTAGTTATCCATTCCGATATATACTTTGGATTGCATCCATACTGACTTCCATAGTAACTTTCGAAAAAAATCTTATTCTGTTTGATAGGAAGAGCCTGACAAACATTAGTTAATATTTTATGGACACTATCTTTAACCTGATTTTTCATAACTTCCTATCCCCCAAAACTTATCTTCTTCAATTCCTTATAATCTTCAATAATCCCTATTTTTCTTAAACTATAGTTAATCAACCTTTCAACCTGTAACAGGTTTGGATTTATTAAGAATATTTTTAATTGCCAATATAACCGTCTATCATTTTTAATACTCTCGAATAGCGACTGTTGATTCATTCTTAAATAATCTTTTAATTTTGTTCGATAAACCTTCTCTCGGTCTTGTGTCTCATTCATTGATAATAAATTAAAATGAATCAACATTGATTGAACAATGATTTTATCTTGCTCGGATATTAAACTTGGATAATAATTAACGACAAACTCTTTTCGTTCTATTTGTCCTCTTATCAAATCTAAGTTTTTTATTCTATACTGGGCAACAATACTATCCATCCGTTGTCGATAAAAATATAAAGGTTGATGAATCAAAACATATTTTTCTATCCGAGCAAAAACTTGATGCATCCAAAAGATATCTTCAAACAAAACACCCTTTTCAAATGGAATGTCATGCAATAAAGAAGCTTTGAATAACTTTCCCCATGCAAAATTTTTAATTCTTTCATTTTGAATTAATTCTTTCATTGCCTCATGATGATTTAGCACGTAATATGGATCATTTTCATTAAACCAACGATTATCGTATTCTAGACATTCATCATAAGTATAATAAAAACCACACTGAACAATATCAGCAGCTTCTATTAAACTAACATTGACTAAGCTTTCTACAAAAGATTTATCAATCCAGTCATCACTATCAACGAATAAAACATACTCCCCAGTTATATAGCGCATACCATAATTACGCGCATCGGATAAGCCGCCATTTTCTTTATGAAAAATACGGATTCGTTTATCCACCTCTAAATAACTACTTATGATTTGACCACTTTGGTCTGTTGATCCATCATTAACTAAAATAATCTCAATATTTTGATAAGTTTGAGAAATAATGCTATCGATACATTTTCGTACATAATTTTCAACGTTATAGATTGGAACAACAATACTAACAACCGGTAGCTTCATAATAATTCTCACCTACATTAGTGCATATAATTTTTGTAACTCATAACTATTTCCGTAATTTGTTCTCTGTGTCATTAACTCTAATTTATTTTTTAACTCATAATTCGAATATAGCAATTTAATCCCATTTACTATTCCATTAATTGATAAATCTGTAATATATCCATCAACTCCATGCTCAAGTTGAGAATGAGCTGTATCATAATTCGTAATCAAAACAGCTTTTCCTAAAATTTTAGCCTCTGTTACTGTAACGGCTTTTCCCTCATATCTTGATGGTTGAACATAAAGATCAGCAGCCTTCATATAAGGATATGGATTAATTTTCTTTCCATGTAAAATAAAAGAATCCTCTAATCCATATTCTTTTATCAATGCTCTTAACATTTCTTCATCAGTACCATATCCAATAATATGCCATTTAATATCAGTTAACCCTTCATCATATAACTTTCTTAATGCTTTAATGGCATTATCATAACCTTTTGCATAACAAAGTCGACCAACTGAAACCAAATTAAAATCTTGTGAATTAAATCCTTTAATTTCTTCATTCACTTGATTTTTTATAAAATCCGGAGAAATAATATTTTCTACTAATGAAATCTTATTTTCTAAACTTGGATACTTTGATAAGAATGAAGCTGTTACATCTTCTGAAATTGAAATGATATGATTAAATCGATTCCAAACTTTTAAATCTCGCTTTATATCAGTCCTAATTTTAGAATAATCCGTATGAATCCAAGCTATTTTCTTTTTTGCTTTTACCTTATATGCAACATAATCATGTGGCCATAAAAAACTAATCGCGACATCATACTCTTGATCCAATGATTTTAAAAGTGGTAATGAATACTTCCACATATCCTGCATTTGAATCACACTTTCACCATCAGTCCCTTCTAATTTTGACTTTAAATTAGCCCCAATTCGAGATAAAGCTAAGAGAAAGTGCCCCTCTTTAATTAAATAAACCACTGGTTTTCTAAAAGAGGCTAATTGATTAATTTGTGGTAGTAGATTTATCTTATTAGTTAAGAAAGGAAAGAAATCTCCGCTATGATGATATAGTAATAAATCCACTTCAAATTGCTCATAGTCGAACTGTTCAAGCATACTAATTAAACTTCTTTCAACTCCACCAACTTCTAAATCATAAGAGGCAATTAAGATCTTCTTTTTCATGCAGATTCTCCCTTATAAATATTCATCAGATTCCCAACAACCTGTTCTTTTGTATACCCTTTTTCATAAAGTGCCGAAATCAATGACTGAGAATCATCTAATTTACTAGATGATCGATTTAATACTTGTTCACACCATAAATCTAAATTGTCTGTCAATCTTAATTGACTCATAAGTCCTAATCCTAAATCTGCCTCTGGTTGGATTGCCTCAGAAACAATACAAGGAACACCACACATCTGTGCCTCAAGTAAAACCAATCCTAATCCTTCAAATATTGACGGGAATAAAAACACATCAAAGCAATGTAATATCGTTGAAATATCTTCTCTGAGTCCTAAAAACAGAACATGATTTTCTAAATTCTTTTCCTTAACAAGAAACTCAATATCAGTCTTCAAAGATCCTTCCCCTACTAAAACTAAATACGCATTTGAATTAATCTGAACTATTTTTTCCATTAAATTAATCATAAAAATATGATTTTTTGCTTCTGTAAATCGTCCAATATGACCAATCACATACCTATTTTCTAAATGATATTGCTTCTTAAAACTACTAACTGCTGCTTTATCAATCATCATAAATTTCGAATAATCAATTAAATTAGGTAAATAAAGATATCTCTTATTCTCTCCAAACAAATACTTTCCTGCTTCTTGACTACACGATAACAAATTAGTTGATGAAAAATGAATGACCTGTCTCATTAGATTAATATAAGTACGCCTAATCACACTACTCTGATTATCTAATGTCGTATGAGCATGAGCGATTCTAACAGGTATCCCTGCTAACTTCCCAGCAAGATTAGCGATGCCACAGTGAAATAACGTATGTGAATGAATAACATCATATGGCCCATTCTCTTTAATAACTTTCATCAGCTGCTTAACCGAAGTCGTTTTATTAAGATGAAAAATGCGCCCACCTAACTTTAAAATTTCATCATCATAATAAGCTTTATTAGGACTGTAAGAAACAAAATCAAATTGTATCTCATTTCGATTAATCGAACGAAAAACATTCATTAGCATCGTTTCCGTTCCCCCCATATTCATCGCACCAACAACATGTAATACCCTCATTTTCCTCCCCCCCCCTAAAATAAACTAATAATACTCTTATACCCTGATCCTAATCCCTGTAACACCTGCTCATAATACATAAAAATAAAATAACAGACTAAAAATCCATAATATAATAATCGCTTCTGCTTTAAATTAGGCCATTTCATCAAAATATACGGCAGTAGTACAAACGAATAAGGTAGAAAATAATAACTTAACCTTGCAAAAATCCAATTATACATTGAGAAACATAAGATAATTCCATTAATTAAACACATATTGACAAATATTTTGCTTTCAGGCCACTCCTTCTCTAATTTATCTTTGAATAAATAGGCTCCTATGACAGGAAGCAATCCAATAAATGCACGAATAAAGCTCGATCCACCTTCATCAAACTCTGAATAATGTCCGTAGTTTGTATTTCCTAATATCTCAAAGATAATTGGCTCTAAAATATCATATAAGATTAATCCTACTCCTAAAAATCCAATCATCATCCATATTTTTTTAGACCATGGTTTCTCTTGTACAACAAAGTATAAAGGAATCATAATGAGTGCTGATTCATGAATACTACACAATAAAACAACAATTAAACAATATAGCCAAAACTTTTTTTTTATAATTAATGGTGTACAGGCAAATAAAATAGCCGCAGCCATCGCTTGCCGAATACCATTCATTGTTGTCAACCAATAACCAGATGTAATAAACATAAATAACTGTAACTCAAAATAATTATGGTAGCGATACATTGTAAAAACAGTACTAACATTAGTAATTAGAGCTGTAAAAAAAACTAAAAACTGAGGATTTGTAGAAATAGAAATTAAAATAAGCTGAAAAATAACAAAACCAATATCACGACCATCCTCTGGTAAAACAGGATTTTGAGCTAACAATTCATAGGTATGCTTATAAAAATACGTATCTCCAATCCCTGTTCTACTTCCCGCTACCCCAACGAAAATAGCAGTGATGACAAACACAAAAAAGTATTTTATGTACTTATATTTATTACTTGTCAGTCGTGTGATAAGACCTAAAATAAATGTTACGATTAATGTTGTGTAAAATACTTGCATGATAATTCCCCTTTAATTGGATGTCTTTTTTAAAATCACTCGATATAATCCATATCCTAGAGGACTAGCTAATGCAGTAAGGAACTTTTGTGGATTCTCATGAAAAATAGATTTATTGTTAATTAGGCAACAACTCGAAACATAATGCACACACTCTTTAAATTTGTAACTTAATGAGGCCTGTGGATTCTTTAAATTCTCTAATCGATAAAAAGCAAAACCTTTTGGATTTTTACGATATTGATGCCACATGCTATTTGATGAACCGTCAGGTAGATATTCAACAATACATAATACCTCATTTAGTAACCCAAGCTTATGCGTTTGATCAATCTTATAATACTTGTAAGCCAATCCTACATATCGTTCTCCCTCAAATAAAGGATATGGGTAATCTCTAGTTAAATCTGTTCGATAGACGATTTTCTTATCTCCTCTAACACCATGTTTTTGATATAAATTAAATAAGGTTTCAGACTGGACTTCAACAGGTAACTTTGTTCCAATAATTGTTCCATCTTCAAAAGCATCTAATCCAACAAAGCCAGCTAATGAATCACTTCGATGCTGACTCCAATAGTTAACAATCTTTTCTACTGCATCTATTGGCATATAATCATCCGAATCAATGCAAACATTCAACTCAGTATCAATCAGCTCATAAGCTGTGTTATGTGCTCCATGCATGCCTTGATTTTCTTGATAATGATACGTAATATTCAACAAGCCTTCTGCCATCCACTGAGTCACTAACTCTTTTGTATCATCAGTTGACCCATCATCAATAATCAACCAGTTAAAACTTTGATTCGTTTGATATTTTAAACTCTCATAACATTTAGATAGCGTATAGGCCCGGTTATACGCCGGTGTAAAAACTGTTAATAATGGTTTCATCAATTATCCCCCTATCACTGCTACTTCATATAATGATTCTAATTTTTCTTGATAGCTGGCTATCCCATAATTCTCACAAACAAACTTATGACCTCTTCTGGATAATAAAGAACGTTTTCGAACTTGATTTTTAAGTTTAATCATTTCTTCTATGAATTGTTTATACTCTCCCTGATAAACTAATACGCCTCTATCATCTTTCAGTAATTCTCCGATACTACCAACATTCATGCTTACGACGGGTAATGAGTTAACCATTGCTTCTAAAATAACCATTGGCAAACCCTCATAAACCGAAGGAAGAAAGAAAACATCAATCAATTGATAAAATTGTTTAATATCTTCCTGAAAACCAGTAAAAATAAAGTACTCTTGCAAAGAATGTTCCTGAATTAACTGTTTAATCTCTCCCTCTTGTTCACCACTTCCCACAAGAAGGATTTTACAATCATTAAATCTTCCTTTAAAGTTCACAAATTCTTTTATGAAAGGAATCAATCCCTTAGCTTCCGTTAATCTTCCAATAAATCCGAATATAAAATCATTCTCTTGAATTCCATAAAAATTCTTAATTTTTTGAATATTAATTTGAGGAAGCTTTATTAAGTCTGTTGTATCAATAGCATTAGATAAAATATAGGAGCTATCTTCATCAAAATAATCAGAGTTTAATACATAGTGATCCTTAACTAATTCCCCGCACAAAATATTATAATCAACACGTGGTCTTAAATAAGAATCAATTTTTTTATTGAGATTATCCCCTATTAACCAAGGGTAACAACTATGGACGTGAGAAATAACTTTCACATCTAATCGATACAATCTTTTTGTTAAATACGCCGCTAACGTAGCCGTGTTATCATGAGCATGAATTAATTTAATTTGATGAACTTTTATCGTTTGCTTTAATTGGTGAAGCGTTAAAGGAAGTTTAGCTTTTGAAAAATTCATGCTATACGCTTGAATGCCTTCCTTTTCAAACACTTTCTTTAACACCTCTCCACCTGTCACAACAATCGGCTCATACTTTGTTAAATGCTTGCAAATTAACAGTGCCATCTTTTCAGCGCCACTTAACTGATTCATCGGTAAAATATGTAGTACTTTCTCCACCGTCATCCCCCTCTAAACTAAAATCTTTTTAAGCTCTCCGACCACTGACTCCACATTATATTTCTCAACCTCTTCTAACGCTCTAACGCCCATCACACTTACCAATTCAGCATTAGACATCAGTTTCTCAATACAATTAGCAGTAGTCACGGCATCTCCAACAGGTACTAAGAATCCAGTCTCTCCATCAATCACTAAATCACGAATCCCACGAATATTCGTTCCAATCACAGGTTTGCCACAAGCCATTAATTCCATGATATTTCGTGGCAATCCTTCACGATATGACAACAAAATTCCAATATCGCTAACCCCGATTAATTCTTTAATATCCGTTCGATAGCCAAGCATCTGAATACAGTCTGATAACCCGCGTTTCTCCACCTCAGCAACAACCTCAGCAAATAACGATCCTTCACCTGCACAAAGCACCTTAACCGATTTTCCTCTTTGCTTCAATAATTCAACCGCTTGAATCATCTGATGATGATTTTTATTTTTGTTCACCTCTGCAATCATCAAAATCACAAAGTCATCCTTCGCTAAATCATACTTGTATCGATTGAACTTCGCTTCATAATCACGTAACTGATAATCACTCACCGTAACGCCAACACCATTCACCTTATAAGTTGCTCGAACTCCGAGTCGTTTTCCACGCTCAAAATCCTCATCATTAATCGTAATCAACTGATCCGTAAACTTTGCCATCACCCACTCAATTGGATAATACATCAGCCACCCGGATAATGAGCCACCTTGATGAAAATGGAATCCATGCACCGTATAAACTGTTTTTAAAGTGTGATATTTGAGTTTTAACAATCTTCCATACAACGCGGCAATCGGAGTATGAACATGCACCGTTTCATACCTATTCTCTTTTTGTATCTTTGATAATTTCCTAAATGCTTTTAAATTCCTTAGATCAAGCGGATTTCTTGTAAATGGAAGATCATAAACTTCCACACCTCGATTAAGCAAGATATCATTCACTTCTTGATCAACACAACAGGCAATATCCACAAGGTATCCTTGATCAAGTAACATCATAATATGGGGAACTAAAAAAGCATTGACCGTTCGACTAACCGTTGTCACATACAATATTTTCTTCATCTTTTTTCCCCTAACCACTTTAGCAGGTACCCCCACCACAGTACAGTAACCATATGTACTCTTTAATACAACACTTCCAGCTCCAACCTTCGTTTGTGGGCCAATTTTTAATCCTTGAATAATTGTGGCTCCACTTCCAATAAAACACCCTTCTTCAAGAGTCACATGACCTGAAATATTACAATTCCATAAAATATCACAATAATCTTTAATCACACTATCATGCCCAATGCCTGTTGATGCACAAACAATGACGTGATCTCCCAACATCACATCAACTGTCATCATTACCTGCTGATAAATGATACATCCTTCTCCAATACTCATGAATGGATTTAAATCCACCTTCGGATGAATTAACTTCGCAAACTTCACCCATGGATAAAACTCTTTAATTTTCATGATGATTTTCTTTTTGACTGTATAATTAGCGATAGCACATACCACATAAATCGGCCCTTTATATTGCGTTAAAATATCTAATGGGCCAAGAACAGAGACCCCATTATATTCCGTTCCGACCGCTGTAAAATCATCAATGAAACCTAGTAAATCCCAAGTAGGATGAACACGATTAATTGCCTCAACAATTAGCGTTGCCTCGCGTCCAACACCACCTGCCCCAATAATCAACAGAGGTTTCATTTTATTCTCCCTTTCCCTTAGACGATTCTTCTCTTAAACTTCTCCATCGTGACTTGCCCTTCCTGGCTAATTCCCTCCCGCTTCAATACCTTAATAACGGTCATCCACAGGATTTTTAAATCTAACCCAAAATGACGATGGTCCACATACCAGACATCCAAATTAAAACGTTCCTCCCAAGAAACCAAATTTCGACCGTTCACTTGGGCCCATCCCGTTAATCCAGGTCTGATTTCATGACGTCTAATTTGATGCTCATCATATTCTAGCAAATACTCAACAAGCAGTGGGCGTGGTCCCACAAAACTCATTTCTCCCTTTAAAATATTAAATAACTCTGGAAGTTCATCCAAACTTGTTTGACGGAGAAATTGGCCAAATTTCGTGAGACGCATCTCATCTGATAATGGCTGCCCCTTTTTATCGACCGAGTTACTCATTGTTCGAAATTTATAGATTTTAAAAATTTGATTATCTTTCCCAACACGTTCTTGTACAAAAAATACGGGCCATCCCATCTTAATCCCAACTAAAACAGCGACTAGCAGTATAACAGGCGATAATAAAATAATTAAAACAAGACTCATCACAATATCAAAAACTCTCTTTCGCATCCTTATTCCCCTTTAAATAAAGACTTAATGATTTCGATAACATATTCTTGTTCTTCGATGGTCATCTTCGTATCAGATGGTAAACAAAGGCCACGATTGAAAACATCTTCACTCACTGAGTGATTATCGTCCATATAATAAGGATAATCTTTAAAAATCGGTTGCAGATGCATTGGCTTCCAAATCGGGCGTGATTCAATATTTTCAGCTTCTAAAGCCAAAATAATATCTAATGGTTTAATCTGACACTCTGCATCTAAAATGGCACAGCTTAACCAATAATTTGGTTCCCCGTACTCACGAATTGGCATCATATTAAGTCCTTCAATCTCTTTAAAGGCTTCTTCATATCGTTTGAAGATGGCTTTCTTTTGTTGAATTCGAGTTTCTAAGACTTGTAGTTGCCCTCGTCCAATTCCTGCCAATACGTTACTCATACGGTTATTGTATCCAAGTTCCTTATGTTCATAATGACGGGCGGCTTCTCGCGCCTGAGTTGCCCAAAATCGTGCTTTTTCAACATGAGCCTGATGATTTGAAATCATCATACCACCACCCGATGTTGTAATAATCTTATTGCCATTAAACGAATAAATTCCAATCTCACCGAGTGTTCCTGAAGCTTGGCCTTTGTACGTTGCACCTAATGATTCTGCCGCATCCTCTAAAATCGGGACCCCATGTTCATCACAAATAGCTTTGATTTCATCCATATCAGCACTTTGACCGTATAAATGGACAACCACGACAGCTTTTGGTGTATAATCTTCAAACGCTTTGCGAAGTGCATTTGGTGACATATTCCAAGAATTTATTTCCGAGTCAATAAAAACGGGCGTTGCTCCTTCATAGATAATTGGATTACAACTTGCTGAAAAGGTAAGTGTCGAACAAAACACCACATCACCTGGTGAAACACCAAGGGCTTTTAATCCTAAATGAATGGCTGCTGTCCCAGAAGATAGTGCTGCCGCATGTGAAGTTCCCA is a window of Turicibacter sanguinis DNA encoding:
- a CDS encoding DegT/DnrJ/EryC1/StrS family aminotransferase is translated as MGKRIYLASPHMGGAEQAYVAEAFETNWVAPLGPNVNEFEKELAHRVGTSHAAALSSGTAAIHLGLKALGVSPGDVVFCSTLTFSASCNPIIYEGATPVFIDSEINSWNMSPNALRKAFEDYTPKAVVVVHLYGQSADMDEIKAICDEHGVPILEDAAESLGATYKGQASGTLGEIGIYSFNGNKIITTSGGGMMISNHQAHVEKARFWATQAREAARHYEHKELGYNNRMSNVLAGIGRGQLQVLETRIQQKKAIFKRYEEAFKEIEGLNMMPIREYGEPNYWLSCAILDAECQIKPLDIILALEAENIESRPIWKPMHLQPIFKDYPYYMDDNHSVSEDVFNRGLCLPSDTKMTIEEQEYVIEIIKSLFKGE
- a CDS encoding sugar transferase — its product is MRKRVFDIVMSLVLIILLSPVILLVAVLVGIKMGWPVFFVQERVGKDNQIFKIYKFRTMSNSVDKKGQPLSDEMRLTKFGQFLRQTSLDELPELFNILKGEMSFVGPRPLLVEYLLEYDEHQIRRHEIRPGLTGWAQVNGRNLVSWEERFNLDVWYVDHRHFGLDLKILWMTVIKVLKREGISQEGQVTMEKFKRRIV
- a CDS encoding NeuD/PglB/VioB family sugar acetyltransferase, which codes for MKPLLIIGAGGVGREATLIVEAINRVHPTWDLLGFIDDFTAVGTEYNGVSVLGPLDILTQYKGPIYVVCAIANYTVKKKIIMKIKEFYPWVKFAKLIHPKVDLNPFMSIGEGCIIYQQVMMTVDVMLGDHVIVCASTGIGHDSVIKDYCDILWNCNISGHVTLEEGCFIGSGATIIQGLKIGPQTKVGAGSVVLKSTYGYCTVVGVPAKVVRGKKMKKILYVTTVSRTVNAFLVPHIMMLLDQGYLVDIACCVDQEVNDILLNRGVEVYDLPFTRNPLDLRNLKAFRKLSKIQKENRYETVHVHTPIAALYGRLLKLKYHTLKTVYTVHGFHFHQGGSLSGWLMYYPIEWVMAKFTDQLITINDEDFERGKRLGVRATYKVNGVGVTVSDYQLRDYEAKFNRYKYDLAKDDFVILMIAEVNKNKNHHQMIQAVELLKQRGKSVKVLCAGEGSLFAEVVAEVEKRGLSDCIQMLGYRTDIKELIGVSDIGILLSYREGLPRNIMELMACGKPVIGTNIRGIRDLVIDGETGFLVPVGDAVTTANCIEKLMSNAELVSVMGVRALEEVEKYNVESVVGELKKILV